Proteins from a single region of Mycoplasma leachii PG50:
- a CDS encoding deoxynucleoside kinase, whose amino-acid sequence MRITIFGTTGAGKTTLLKNLKKLLNESYVYVAETSLECPYYEQAYNDNSPNLQDLNYKLDLWMLADRMRSFKNYANNDYVIYDRSVLDSMVFAQTDHSYGRLNDVDYEVFKDYFMTCVLPNLFDKDFHNKNFDIAIYLRVSPKKAIERVVKRGRVPEFSTNKEFWYNLASSYDLWYEAYKEIVPFWVIDANNDDPIQCAKQIAEKINQFDKQKNN is encoded by the coding sequence ATGAGGATAACCATTTTTGGTACAACTGGAGCCGGAAAAACTACATTACTTAAAAATCTAAAAAAGCTATTAAATGAATCTTATGTTTATGTTGCAGAAACAAGTTTAGAATGTCCTTATTATGAACAAGCATATAATGATAACAGTCCTAATCTTCAAGACTTAAATTATAAATTAGATTTATGAATGTTGGCTGATAGAATGAGGTCTTTTAAAAATTATGCAAATAATGATTATGTAATTTATGATAGAAGTGTATTAGATTCTATGGTATTTGCTCAAACAGATCATTCATATGGGCGTTTAAACGATGTTGATTATGAAGTTTTTAAAGATTATTTTATGACTTGTGTATTACCTAATTTATTTGATAAAGATTTTCATAACAAAAACTTTGATATTGCTATTTATTTAAGAGTTAGTCCTAAAAAAGCAATTGAACGCGTTGTTAAGCGTGGACGTGTTCCTGAATTTTCTACTAATAAAGAATTTTGATATAACTTAGCAAGTTCATATGATTTATGATATGAAGCATATAAAGAGATTGTTCCATTTTGAGTTATTGATGCTAATAATGATGATCCAATCCAATGTGCTAAACAAATTGCTGAAAAGATCAATCAATTTGATAAACAAAAAAATAATTAG
- a CDS encoding lipoprotein yields the protein MKKLLTLLGSISVVASGGAVAVACGNASTNDKIDRAEGEQADQAQKDGKAPNSGGQADQAQGDKAKANIKDEESSKLGGSNGEQNGKQLSKTTSHNLTQEEIRDNLIKEEKKNKELREKRKEKLENFKKTNEYKYYK from the coding sequence ATGAAAAAATTATTAACATTACTAGGTTCAATATCAGTAGTTGCTAGTGGGGGAGCTGTTGCGGTTGCATGTGGTAACGCGTCAACTAATGATAAAATAGATAGAGCAGAAGGTGAACAGGCTGATCAAGCTCAAAAAGATGGAAAAGCACCTAACTCAGGTGGACAAGCCGATCAAGCTCAAGGAGATAAAGCAAAAGCTAACATAAAAGATGAAGAATCAAGTAAACTTGGTGGTTCAAATGGAGAACAAAACGGTAAACAATTAAGCAAGACTACATCTCATAATTTAACTCAAGAAGAAATTCGAGATAATTTAATAAAAGAAGAAAAGAAAAATAAAGAATTACGAGAAAAAAGAAAAGAAAAATTGGAAAATTTCAAGAAAACAAATGAATATAAGTATTATAAATAA
- the trmB gene encoding tRNA (guanosine(46)-N7)-methyltransferase TrmB, with protein sequence MRLRKKAWTDEFLNQHTSYLIKYDKKINLNEIFLNNNPTCLEIGCGKGQFLTTLALKNPNLNYIGMEKSSTITAIGLKKSLKEFQNNSKKMTNIKYLNKYAENLLEIFYTDSFSRIYLNFSDPWPKARHYKKRLTYLGFLDIYSDILIKNGFLEFKTDNDSLYNFTLEQLKLTNKWEIISNTLDLYNDQELLKDNVPTEYETKFHLANKNIYKIIIKNLK encoded by the coding sequence ATGAGATTAAGAAAAAAAGCTTGAACTGACGAATTTTTAAACCAACACACATCTTATTTAATTAAATATGATAAAAAAATAAATTTAAATGAAATCTTTTTAAATAATAATCCAACTTGTTTAGAAATTGGTTGTGGTAAAGGTCAATTTTTAACAACTTTAGCCTTAAAAAATCCAAATTTAAATTATATTGGTATGGAAAAATCTTCAACAATTACTGCAATTGGATTAAAAAAGAGTTTAAAAGAATTTCAAAATAACTCTAAAAAAATGACTAATATAAAATACTTAAATAAATATGCAGAAAATTTATTAGAAATATTTTATACTGATTCTTTTAGTAGAATTTATTTAAATTTTTCAGATCCTTGACCTAAAGCTAGACATTATAAAAAACGTTTAACATATTTAGGTTTTTTAGACATTTATTCTGATATTTTAATAAAAAATGGTTTTTTAGAATTTAAAACAGATAATGATTCTTTATACAACTTCACATTAGAACAATTAAAATTAACTAATAAATGAGAAATAATTTCAAATACTTTAGATTTATATAATGATCAAGAACTTTTAAAAGATAATGTTCCAACAGAGTATGAAACAAAGTTTCACTTAGCTAATAAAAATATTTATAAAATAATAATTAAAAACTTAAAATAA
- a CDS encoding ABC transporter permease yields MNNTLLRYAFFAFNITFKKKSSIFMPGVITVISFIIGLVFKFVVSDKYLELSGFLYTIALILTTVVFSSIKSLNIFKDLENEGIEIITLSKPISRKNIVLGKLASLTFFGLLWSFVLFICGLISLYAIHSFKDLILYSLLLMFVSLVTYLMVGLLVALLSNKLNQKISMTVPLILFVPLILTGSIISANVSSNVNIASSYINRKFPYHHSGNELNVEPFYLNNNKDELLLISNGPEYKGFGDEQEEYLTSVVKYSNNSSSSWQIYSLISVPYQLVNIFNIRNKNIFSPINNNASNLSDYVYYNNLDDISYKYKLEKKAKQKKYLVIDENKEKQKYIVPGLLKANSVIKTDSVNRDIIYAREGADTNKTDFPEDEQQFSNDNSLAGRIKWEFVHQALKDKKFNEIAKKFVNNSINKNLKNDLIENHHKIIESISKYVNNKQSDINTYNNHNVTIFNPRAIKEQILQTEIERKIYLVVSLLNYIYFNYQDTVLFDSLIKNPENKGFGNFQVNIKINEFNYKIGGYEKYEPTIFVKDRNSINSVTNKKEYNVKKRFKLRKSKDNFLFQSNDELFSIVRSKRVVNNNILVFVWILIIIGLFGIVFKIYLRKEYK; encoded by the coding sequence ATGAACAACACACTATTAAGATATGCTTTTTTTGCATTCAATATTACTTTTAAAAAGAAAAGTTCTATTTTTATGCCAGGAGTTATAACTGTAATTTCATTTATTATAGGTTTAGTTTTTAAATTTGTTGTTAGTGATAAATATTTAGAATTATCAGGTTTTTTATATACAATCGCTCTAATTTTAACAACTGTTGTATTTAGTTCTATTAAATCTTTAAATATTTTTAAAGATTTAGAAAACGAAGGAATTGAGATTATTACTTTATCAAAACCTATTTCAAGAAAAAATATTGTTTTAGGAAAACTAGCTAGTTTAACTTTCTTTGGATTATTATGATCTTTTGTGTTATTTATTTGCGGATTAATTTCTTTATATGCAATTCACTCATTTAAAGATTTGATCTTATATTCACTATTATTAATGTTTGTTTCATTAGTAACTTATTTAATGGTTGGATTATTAGTTGCTTTATTATCTAATAAATTAAATCAAAAAATATCAATGACAGTTCCATTAATTCTTTTTGTACCTTTAATATTAACTGGATCTATAATTTCAGCTAATGTATCAAGTAATGTTAATATTGCTAGTTCTTATATTAATAGAAAATTCCCATACCATCATTCTGGAAATGAATTAAATGTTGAGCCATTTTATTTAAATAATAATAAAGATGAACTATTATTAATTTCTAATGGACCAGAATATAAAGGTTTTGGTGATGAACAAGAAGAATATTTAACATCAGTCGTCAAATATTCTAATAATTCATCAAGTAGCTGACAAATTTATTCATTAATTTCAGTGCCATATCAATTAGTTAATATTTTTAATATTAGAAATAAGAATATTTTTAGTCCTATTAACAATAATGCATCTAACTTGTCAGATTATGTTTATTACAACAACCTAGATGATATCTCATATAAATATAAACTAGAAAAAAAAGCAAAACAAAAAAAATATTTAGTTATTGATGAAAATAAAGAAAAACAAAAATATATTGTTCCAGGATTACTAAAAGCTAACTCAGTAATTAAGACAGATAGTGTTAATAGAGATATTATTTATGCTCGTGAGGGTGCAGATACTAATAAAACAGACTTTCCAGAAGATGAACAACAATTTTCAAATGATAATAGTTTAGCTGGAAGAATAAAATGAGAATTTGTTCATCAAGCATTAAAGGATAAAAAATTTAATGAAATTGCTAAAAAATTTGTTAACAATTCAATTAATAAAAACTTAAAAAATGATTTAATTGAAAATCATCATAAAATAATTGAAAGTATTTCAAAATATGTAAACAATAAACAAAGTGATATTAATACATACAACAATCATAATGTAACTATTTTTAATCCAAGAGCAATTAAAGAACAAATTTTACAAACTGAAATTGAAAGAAAAATTTATCTTGTTGTTAGTTTATTAAATTATATTTACTTTAATTACCAAGATACAGTTTTATTTGATTCACTTATTAAAAATCCTGAAAATAAAGGATTTGGTAATTTCCAAGTAAATATAAAAATAAATGAATTTAATTACAAAATAGGTGGATATGAAAAGTATGAACCAACTATATTTGTTAAAGATAGAAATTCAATTAATAGTGTTACAAACAAAAAAGAATACAATGTTAAAAAAAGATTTAAACTAAGAAAAAGTAAAGATAACTTTTTATTTCAATCTAATGATGAGTTATTCTCAATAGTTAGATCAAAAAGGGTTGTAAATAATAACATTTTAGTTTTTGTATGAATATTAATAATTATTGGTTTGTTTGGAATAGTATTTAAGATTTATCTAAGAAAGGAATATAAATAA
- a CDS encoding aromatic motif membrane protein produces the protein MKNKKYTFSLIIFLIILVSFLAILSPYLKIKQTTQISNNQIVLKKEKSRSRWDTFTKFEYIDYILNTIYPTKNDANAKQKYIEEQRKLDENNYFNTAKEALFYVNNIFSSYRHDADFDPQKEPYAWKYHKQVIHDLFSKNWLWTLFNIDRFIYAIYNENDHIQNNITGDQTQKNSLEFGAFRKLKSNEFSQYTIQEDSDNKIVVHLLSSNNIIFKVNIDKGTKTVDVYNYIYIYPELAKNTTESKSFDFDKYIETSIITYKDNLKSDKAKFDELYGGKPLSLTVVDIE, from the coding sequence ATGAAAAATAAAAAATATACATTTTCTTTAATAATATTTTTAATAATTTTAGTCTCTTTTCTTGCAATTTTATCACCATATTTAAAAATTAAACAAACAACTCAAATATCAAATAATCAAATTGTTTTAAAAAAAGAAAAATCTCGATCTCGATGAGATACTTTCACAAAATTTGAATATATAGATTATATTTTAAATACTATTTATCCTACAAAAAATGATGCTAACGCAAAACAAAAATATATTGAAGAACAAAGAAAATTAGATGAAAATAATTATTTTAATACAGCAAAAGAAGCATTATTTTATGTAAATAACATATTTTCTAGTTATCGCCATGATGCAGATTTTGACCCACAAAAAGAACCATATGCATGAAAATATCACAAACAAGTAATACATGATTTATTTTCCAAAAATTGATTATGAACATTATTTAATATTGATAGATTTATATATGCTATATACAATGAAAATGATCATATTCAAAATAATATCACAGGTGATCAAACACAAAAAAATAGTTTAGAATTTGGTGCTTTTAGAAAATTGAAATCAAATGAGTTTTCACAATATACAATCCAAGAAGATTCAGATAATAAAATAGTAGTACACCTTTTAAGTTCAAATAATATTATTTTTAAAGTTAATATTGATAAAGGCACTAAAACTGTAGATGTTTATAATTATATTTATATATATCCTGAACTAGCTAAAAATACAACAGAAAGTAAAAGTTTTGATTTTGATAAATACATTGAAACCTCTATAATAACATATAAAGATAATCTTAAATCTGATAAAGCAAAATTTGATGAATTATATGGTGGTAAACCTTTAAGTTTAACTGTTGTTGATATTGAATAA
- a CDS encoding aromatic motif membrane protein, with protein sequence MKKLLITSLSLFMLAIPVTSCVVKNNNINQIKQEDSEFKLYTNKSIKKMLEVYTKKDKSYDLYIDQQENKPYSKYDELRFALTFYPIFNSINVRHNSQYEGINLTAKSVIENTLSNDWYWVINNIDKFQYTFNPYGDYYKKIDDIKINGITYNDEFLFNKTKELFKSSVQKIKNKAPIELITFDIKDITDKDLKELKTQTISDKLDYSYVKFEEKSIYKKKQAWYLVFDNYKVLKIWKYEFNNKVYLKILPDLLILKNSNNIKQLKQQLENLEKMIHKKRVDELNRKIKIEKENFDPEDYDIENGSDFKFSIQQYLDKRYKDNDESFMKFQETHQYNDILMQSINEINKEALQRKENTKHELDIFRFSMRYIYG encoded by the coding sequence ATGAAAAAGTTATTAATAACTAGCTTGTCGTTATTTATGTTAGCTATACCAGTTACAAGTTGTGTAGTAAAGAATAATAATATAAATCAAATTAAACAAGAAGATAGTGAATTTAAATTATACACTAACAAATCAATAAAAAAGATGTTAGAGGTATATACAAAAAAAGATAAATCCTATGATCTTTATATAGACCAGCAAGAAAATAAGCCATATAGCAAATATGATGAATTAAGATTTGCATTAACTTTTTATCCTATATTTAATTCCATAAATGTAAGACATAATTCTCAATATGAAGGGATTAATTTAACTGCAAAAAGCGTTATTGAAAATACACTTTCAAATGATTGATATTGAGTAATTAATAATATTGATAAATTCCAATATACATTTAACCCTTATGGTGATTATTATAAAAAAATTGATGACATAAAAATAAATGGTATTACATATAATGATGAATTTCTTTTTAATAAAACAAAAGAACTTTTCAAATCATCAGTTCAAAAAATTAAAAATAAAGCACCAATAGAATTAATAACATTTGATATAAAAGATATAACTGACAAAGATCTTAAAGAATTAAAAACCCAAACAATAAGCGATAAATTAGATTATTCATATGTAAAATTTGAAGAAAAAAGTATTTATAAAAAAAAGCAAGCATGATACCTAGTGTTTGACAATTATAAGGTACTTAAAATTTGAAAATATGAGTTTAATAATAAAGTTTATCTTAAAATATTACCCGATCTATTAATTTTAAAAAATTCAAATAATATAAAACAGCTAAAGCAACAATTGGAAAACTTAGAAAAAATGATTCATAAAAAAAGAGTTGATGAATTGAACAGAAAAATAAAAATTGAAAAAGAAAATTTTGATCCTGAGGATTATGATATTGAAAATGGTTCTGATTTTAAATTTTCCATACAACAATATTTAGATAAAAGATATAAAGATAATGATGAATCATTTATGAAATTTCAAGAAACTCACCAATACAATGACATTTTAATGCAATCAATAAATGAAATTAATAAAGAAGCGCTACAAAGAAAGGAAAATACTAAACACGAATTAGATATATTTAGATTTAGTATGAGATACATATATGGATAA
- a CDS encoding TatD family hydrolase: protein MIDNNKIFDNHIHFNDDLKYKDANIEQLIKEAQKEYVTAWLCSSFDLTSSKKAIEFSEQFENVFASIAIHPNEVQNFNDSVFDELEQLITNKKVVCIGETGLDYFYSKEDIKKQKEFFKKHIDLAIKYNKVLQMHIRDQKDQFQAYDDVIEIIKDINQVTKVIHCFSANDVYAQKFLDLDCYINIGGAVTFKNAKDLQKAVKIIPLEKMLLETDAPYLTPDPYRGQVNHPKYIYLTALKIAELKNIDVKEVIRITTQNSKKIFNLN from the coding sequence ATGATTGATAACAATAAAATATTTGATAATCACATACATTTTAATGATGATTTAAAATACAAAGATGCTAATATAGAACAACTAATTAAAGAAGCACAAAAAGAATATGTTACTGCTTGGTTATGTTCTAGTTTTGATTTAACTTCTTCAAAAAAAGCTATTGAGTTTTCTGAACAATTTGAAAATGTTTTTGCAAGTATTGCTATTCATCCAAATGAAGTACAAAATTTTAACGATTCAGTATTTGATGAATTAGAACAACTAATTACAAATAAAAAAGTAGTTTGCATTGGTGAAACTGGTTTAGATTATTTTTATTCAAAAGAAGATATTAAAAAACAAAAAGAGTTTTTTAAAAAACATATTGATTTAGCAATTAAATATAATAAAGTTTTACAAATGCATATTAGAGATCAAAAAGATCAATTTCAAGCTTATGATGATGTTATAGAAATTATAAAAGATATAAATCAAGTCACAAAAGTCATACATTGTTTTTCAGCTAATGATGTTTATGCTCAAAAGTTTTTAGATTTAGATTGCTATATTAACATTGGTGGGGCTGTTACTTTTAAAAATGCTAAAGATCTTCAAAAAGCAGTTAAAATTATTCCGCTTGAAAAAATGTTATTAGAAACAGATGCTCCTTACTTAACTCCTGATCCTTACAGAGGACAAGTGAACCATCCTAAATACATTTACTTAACTGCTTTAAAAATAGCTGAATTAAAAAATATCGATGTTAAAGAAGTAATTAGAATTACAACTCAAAATAGTAAAAAAATTTTTAATTTAAATTAA
- a CDS encoding BspA family leucine-rich repeat surface protein yields MLSTLGGITIAGVVSGVVTYKIVNKVDRSKHPVLVKQLKKAIYNDDKTECLEIGYFKNSHGEIQIEKFPETVNKVPKNLPKQITSLNRAFHLNLNSQIINLDKWDTSNITNMSVMFSVAEKFNQDISKWNTSNVTDISSMFTGAQKFNQDISSWDVSNLTNMHSMFYEAKNFNQNLSSWDVSRVINMNGMFYGAKSFNQDLSNWDTRNLSKNVHTENVITYTGWTNFNKDAHPDFKGNKLPRFPK; encoded by the coding sequence TTGTTGTCAACTTTAGGTGGTATTACTATAGCTGGAGTTGTTAGTGGAGTTGTTACTTATAAAATAGTAAATAAAGTTGATAGATCTAAACATCCTGTTCTTGTAAAACAACTTAAAAAAGCAATCTATAATGATGACAAAACTGAATGTCTAGAAATAGGTTATTTTAAAAATTCACATGGAGAGATTCAAATAGAAAAATTTCCTGAAACAGTTAACAAAGTTCCTAAAAACTTACCTAAACAAATCACTTCATTAAACCGAGCGTTTCATCTTAATCTAAATTCTCAAATAATTAATCTTGATAAATGAGACACTTCAAATATTACAAATATGTCAGTTATGTTCTCAGTAGCTGAAAAATTCAACCAAGATATATCAAAATGAAACACCTCAAATGTAACAGATATTAGTAGTATGTTTACTGGAGCACAAAAATTCAATCAAGATATATCATCTTGAGATGTTTCAAATTTAACTAATATGCATAGTATGTTTTATGAAGCAAAAAACTTTAATCAAAATTTATCATCTTGAGATGTTTCAAGAGTAATTAATATGAATGGTATGTTTTATGGTGCAAAATCATTTAATCAAGATTTAAGTAACTGAGATACAAGAAATCTATCAAAAAATGTCCACACAGAAAATGTTATAACCTACACAGGTTGAACTAATTTTAATAAAGATGCTCATCCAGATTTTAAAGGTAATAAACTACCAAGATTTCCTAAGTAA
- a CDS encoding Fic family protein yields the protein MFISIQEASKKWKISENEILRLIEENKILDYTKENNEYKIPLDLDNPLDLLDVDLLELVDKRKKIVDSYKPLTEEETRRLYEDFLIEYTYNTNAIEGSTLTQIETYLVLKRGLTIDQKPLQYHLDAINHKEAFWFMVDLASKNIKINQKNIKNIHNLVLMNNRVNAGVYRNIPVFISGAKHDVSQPYMIESKLEQLLDWYRNSNEHIIKKIAKFHLDFETIHPFIDGNGRTGRLIINLELMKNGFYPIDIKYINRNLYYKAFDDYHLNNDMSTMINLIATYELMRLNFFIRVFKEREMTFKNNNKKTK from the coding sequence ATGTTTATTTCAATACAAGAAGCAAGTAAAAAGTGAAAAATTAGTGAAAATGAAATATTAAGATTAATTGAAGAAAATAAAATACTTGATTATACAAAAGAAAATAATGAGTATAAAATACCTTTAGATTTAGATAATCCTTTAGATTTACTAGATGTTGATTTATTAGAGTTGGTTGATAAAAGAAAAAAAATAGTTGATTCTTATAAACCTTTAACAGAAGAAGAAACTAGAAGATTGTATGAAGATTTTTTAATAGAATATACATATAATACAAATGCCATTGAGGGTAGTACACTAACACAAATAGAAACTTATCTAGTCTTAAAAAGAGGTCTTACAATTGATCAAAAACCACTTCAATATCATTTAGATGCAATTAATCATAAAGAAGCATTTTGATTTATGGTAGACTTAGCTAGTAAAAATATTAAAATTAATCAAAAAAACATTAAAAATATTCATAATTTAGTTTTAATGAACAACAGAGTAAATGCCGGTGTTTATAGAAATATTCCTGTTTTTATTTCAGGGGCTAAACATGATGTTTCTCAGCCTTATATGATAGAATCGAAGCTTGAACAATTATTAGATTGATATCGCAATTCAAATGAACATATCATTAAAAAAATTGCTAAATTCCATTTAGATTTTGAAACAATTCATCCTTTTATTGATGGAAATGGTAGAACAGGTAGACTTATAATTAATTTAGAATTAATGAAAAATGGATTTTATCCTATTGATATTAAGTATATAAATAGAAATTTATATTATAAAGCTTTTGATGATTATCATTTAAATAATGATATGTCTACAATGATTAATCTAATTGCTACTTATGAATTAATGAGATTAAACTTTTTTATAAGAGTTTTTAAAGAAAGAGAAATGACTTTTAAAAATAATAATAAAAAAACAAAATAA
- a CDS encoding DNA cytosine methyltransferase, whose protein sequence is MSSNKKNTIIDLFAGAGGLTLGFTQNNFEILDTVEFWQPAVDTYNYNFKKNITVKDITNLNVRQCLQDNYKSKTDLVIGGFPCQGFSMAGRRSKTDERNQLYKYTIDVIARLQPYGFVLENVKGILSFREDDGILVINKIKEMLNKLNYYTEFILVDSSKFGVPQKRERVIFIGCKDRQKVDEVINKLRSFNAPIVTVKQAIGHLEEIKDENIIANHIFSKHSEDMKKRLSNLKEGQSLSKNFSDAFKRISYDKPSPTVKENHGGVHVHPVLPRVLTPRELANLQSFPEDFIFLGTKSSVLKQIGNAVPVKLSFEIAKIVKEIFFNE, encoded by the coding sequence ATGAGTTCAAACAAAAAGAATACAATCATAGATTTGTTTGCTGGAGCAGGTGGATTAACACTTGGTTTTACACAAAATAATTTTGAAATACTTGATACTGTAGAATTTTGGCAACCTGCTGTTGATACATACAATTACAACTTTAAAAAAAATATAACAGTTAAGGACATTACTAATTTGAATGTTAGACAATGTCTACAAGATAATTATAAGAGCAAAACTGACTTAGTGATTGGTGGTTTTCCTTGCCAAGGTTTTTCAATGGCTGGTAGAAGAAGTAAAACAGACGAAAGAAATCAACTATACAAATATACTATAGATGTAATTGCACGTTTGCAACCATATGGATTTGTGCTAGAAAATGTAAAGGGTATTTTATCATTTAGAGAAGATGATGGTATACTTGTAATTAATAAAATCAAAGAAATGTTAAATAAACTTAATTACTACACAGAATTTATTTTGGTAGATAGCTCTAAATTTGGTGTTCCTCAAAAGAGAGAGAGAGTAATTTTTATAGGGTGCAAAGATAGACAAAAAGTTGATGAGGTCATTAATAAACTAAGGTCATTTAATGCACCAATTGTTACTGTAAAACAAGCAATAGGTCACTTAGAAGAAATTAAAGACGAGAATATCATTGCAAATCATATTTTTTCAAAGCATTCAGAAGATATGAAAAAAAGATTATCAAATCTTAAAGAAGGGCAAAGTTTATCTAAAAATTTTTCTGATGCCTTTAAAAGAATTTCATATGATAAGCCGTCTCCAACAGTAAAAGAAAATCATGGAGGTGTGCATGTACATCCTGTTTTGCCAAGAGTTTTAACTCCAAGAGAATTAGCAAATTTACAATCATTTCCAGAAGATTTTATTTTTTTAGGAACTAAATCAAGTGTATTAAAACAAATAGGAAATGCTGTCCCTGTTAAGTTGTCTTTTGAAATAGCTAAAATAGTTAAGGAGATTTTTTTTAATGAATAA
- a CDS encoding aromatic motif membrane protein — translation MDKKRKKIIIGFSLFLTAIQIIIFPVALFYSMKGNPNELLLKIPTGFEVSGVDYNSKAEKTKSIINNIKNLVFGNNKNEELIFVESQKKEKELLKEAKTLSEKYLHSKSTEDYSNLINFFNKNWLFALSNIEKFNLNFHKYWYFEQDAKSDAEHTADFLNKVRNKTPNETNFSIKSKYFNHFQIGEESKHSDNNFLYIRQSKIIFRFVVSKLKENKQNYELKFDKIIFFPDSNTERISVQTISDTIHVALYHHNEEGYKKFERDIVGEYGLAWDSILTFKGEKENEK, via the coding sequence ATGGATAAAAAGAGAAAAAAAATTATCATTGGATTTTCACTATTCTTAACAGCCATTCAAATTATCATTTTTCCAGTAGCTTTGTTTTATAGTATGAAGGGCAATCCAAATGAATTGCTTTTAAAAATACCTACCGGTTTTGAAGTTTCAGGAGTTGATTATAATTCTAAAGCAGAAAAAACCAAATCTATAATAAACAATATAAAAAATTTAGTATTTGGTAATAATAAAAATGAAGAACTAATTTTTGTAGAATCTCAAAAAAAAGAGAAAGAATTATTAAAAGAAGCTAAAACATTAAGTGAAAAGTATTTACATAGTAAGTCTACTGAAGATTATTCTAATTTAATAAATTTTTTTAATAAAAATTGACTGTTTGCACTCTCAAATATTGAAAAATTTAATTTGAATTTTCATAAATATTGATATTTTGAACAAGATGCAAAATCAGACGCCGAACACACAGCAGATTTTTTAAATAAAGTTAGAAATAAAACACCAAATGAAACAAATTTTTCAATAAAAAGTAAGTATTTTAATCATTTTCAAATCGGTGAAGAATCAAAACATAGTGATAATAACTTTTTATATATAAGACAATCTAAAATCATCTTTAGATTTGTTGTTTCTAAGTTAAAAGAAAACAAACAAAATTATGAATTAAAATTTGATAAGATAATTTTCTTTCCAGATTCTAATACAGAAAGAATTAGTGTCCAAACCATTTCTGATACCATTCATGTTGCTTTGTATCACCACAATGAAGAAGGTTATAAAAAATTTGAAAGAGATATAGTTGGTGAATATGGATTAGCGTGAGATTCTATTTTAACTTTTAAAGGAGAAAAGGAAAATGAAAAATAA
- a CDS encoding ABC transporter ATP-binding protein yields MKKILEIINLTKIYSKTNRGVFNISMNLFDGDFHAFIGENGAGKTTTIKTIIGAHTEYKGHILINNINIKKAEAKSFVGYVPEIALFPKELTSFEYLYNLAILSNISKKEAKQKIYDFLKMFNILNLMNEKPYNFSSGQKKKILLIQALLHDPKVLILDEPAANLDPTARFELFNFLQKINKEKNITILISSHILSEIDKYVNSVTLIHHGNILYSGIKNKNLEELFYEKVINN; encoded by the coding sequence ATGAAAAAAATTTTAGAAATAATAAATTTAACTAAAATATATAGCAAAACAAATCGTGGTGTTTTTAATATATCAATGAATTTATTTGATGGTGATTTTCATGCTTTTATTGGTGAAAACGGTGCTGGTAAAACAACAACTATTAAAACCATTATTGGTGCTCATACTGAATACAAAGGTCATATATTAATTAATAACATTAATATTAAAAAAGCAGAAGCTAAATCTTTTGTTGGTTATGTTCCTGAAATTGCACTATTTCCAAAAGAATTAACATCATTTGAATATTTATATAATTTAGCAATTCTATCTAATATTTCAAAAAAAGAAGCTAAACAAAAAATTTATGATTTTTTAAAGATGTTTAATATTTTAAATTTAATGAATGAAAAACCTTATAACTTCTCATCTGGTCAAAAGAAAAAAATTTTATTAATTCAAGCCTTACTTCATGATCCAAAAGTATTAATTTTAGATGAACCAGCAGCTAATTTAGATCCAACCGCTAGATTTGAGCTATTTAACTTTTTACAAAAAATTAATAAAGAAAAAAATATAACTATTTTAATTAGTTCGCACATATTATCTGAAATTGATAAATATGTTAATTCAGTTACTTTAATTCATCACGGAAATATTCTTTATTCAGGAATTAAAAACAAAAATTTAGAGGAACTATTTTATGAAAAAGTTATTAATAACTAG